One segment of Halalkalicoccus tibetensis DNA contains the following:
- a CDS encoding sodium-dependent transporter — translation MSESEAKTARAEWGTRFGFLMAMVGAMVGVGNIWRFPYVAGQNGGGAFIIAFLVLLFVLAVPGLMAEVALGRYTGKGVIGAFRDVTGRGGLVGLGVVVLLVNIALMSYYAPLIGWTLYYAIHSLLGTFTGAGFGAEAFLDGFLANPVLTMTMHTIVMAGIAGVLLLGIRQGVERVVVVAVPALVVSLAVIAIRGLTLDGASEGLAFTFGIQWEFLFMSSTWIEALGQALFSTGLGWGIALTVGSYLREYDDVPLGGGVFTAIGEASIGILAAFAIFPIVFAFGLDPAAGAGLTFVSLVQIFPELVGGVFWGMLFFLGFFLAAFTSGLVITEVGVTTVSEETRLSRTQTVLAVCGLIWVLGIPSALSADFLDFADFVFGSWGLPLATLAIIGVIGWKLGPERLRVLSVNDNAGIYIGRWWNPVVKFVIPAVMLFIMGFFAVEEFGTPEMIWGMVVLVTFPVAGYGVMHYLEGRDRPPETADVAGGDD, via the coding sequence ATGTCTGAATCCGAGGCGAAAACTGCGCGTGCCGAATGGGGGACGCGCTTCGGTTTCCTGATGGCGATGGTCGGCGCCATGGTCGGCGTCGGGAACATCTGGCGGTTCCCGTACGTCGCCGGCCAGAACGGTGGGGGTGCCTTCATCATCGCCTTCCTCGTGTTGCTGTTCGTGCTCGCGGTCCCGGGGCTGATGGCCGAGGTCGCGCTCGGGCGCTACACCGGGAAGGGCGTCATCGGGGCCTTTCGCGACGTGACCGGGCGGGGCGGGCTCGTCGGGCTGGGCGTCGTCGTCCTGCTCGTGAACATCGCGCTGATGTCGTACTACGCGCCGCTGATCGGCTGGACGCTCTACTACGCGATCCACTCGTTGCTCGGGACCTTCACCGGCGCGGGCTTCGGCGCCGAGGCGTTCCTCGACGGCTTTCTCGCGAACCCCGTCCTGACCATGACGATGCACACGATCGTCATGGCGGGGATCGCGGGGGTGTTGCTGTTGGGTATCCGCCAGGGCGTCGAGCGCGTCGTCGTCGTCGCGGTGCCCGCGCTGGTGGTCTCGCTCGCGGTGATCGCGATTCGCGGACTGACCCTCGACGGTGCGAGCGAGGGGCTCGCCTTCACCTTCGGGATCCAGTGGGAGTTCCTCTTCATGAGCTCGACGTGGATCGAGGCGCTCGGTCAGGCGCTCTTTTCGACCGGGCTGGGCTGGGGGATCGCGCTCACGGTGGGAAGCTACCTCCGGGAGTACGACGACGTTCCGTTGGGCGGTGGGGTGTTCACCGCGATCGGCGAGGCCTCGATCGGGATCCTCGCGGCCTTCGCGATCTTCCCGATCGTCTTCGCGTTCGGGCTCGACCCCGCCGCGGGCGCGGGCCTGACGTTCGTCTCGCTCGTCCAGATCTTCCCCGAGCTCGTCGGCGGGGTCTTCTGGGGGATGCTGTTCTTCCTCGGCTTCTTCCTCGCCGCGTTCACCTCGGGGCTCGTCATCACCGAGGTCGGCGTCACGACCGTCTCCGAGGAGACGCGCCTCTCGCGCACCCAGACCGTCCTCGCGGTCTGCGGGCTGATCTGGGTGCTCGGGATCCCGAGCGCACTGTCGGCCGACTTCCTCGACTTCGCGGACTTCGTCTTCGGGAGCTGGGGGCTGCCGCTCGCGACGCTCGCGATCATCGGCGTCATCGGCTGGAAGCTCGGTCCCGAGCGCCTGCGCGTGCTCTCGGTCAACGACAACGCGGGCATCTACATCGGGCGCTGGTGGAACCCCGTCGTGAAGTTCGTCATCCCCGCGGTGATGCTGTTCATCATGGGCTTCTTCGCCGTCGAGGAGTTCGGCACGCCCGAGATGATCTGGGGGATGGTCGTGCTCGTGACGTTCCCGGTCGCCGGCTACGGGGTCATGCACTACCTCGAAGGGCGCGATCGACCGCCGGAGACCGCCGACGTCGCCGGGGGTGACGACTGA
- a CDS encoding helix-turn-helix domain-containing protein — MTDDSNADHDGTDTRSIDAGSDCLIAEVRVPAESFVLGSTLVELSGVAVEFEFIVPTEGAPMPFLWVDTDSTAFATAAADDPTVENARCITRFDDSALYRIEWAEPDYGFLGWFRDGHATLLEADGVEDEWHLKLRVESREELGTFQTYCEEQDVRFELLRLYGLRKPKMGQFNVSEKQFEALTTAQEMGYFEIPRDASLDELAAELGVSPRAASERLRRGQTNLIHNSLMIGRATALGLD, encoded by the coding sequence ATGACCGACGACAGCAACGCCGACCACGACGGTACCGACACGAGATCCATCGACGCCGGGAGCGACTGCCTGATCGCCGAGGTCAGGGTCCCGGCCGAGTCGTTCGTCCTCGGGTCGACGCTCGTGGAGCTCTCGGGCGTCGCGGTCGAGTTCGAGTTCATCGTCCCGACCGAGGGCGCGCCGATGCCCTTCCTCTGGGTCGACACCGACTCCACGGCGTTCGCGACGGCGGCGGCGGACGATCCCACCGTCGAAAACGCCCGCTGCATCACCAGGTTCGACGACAGCGCCCTCTATAGGATCGAGTGGGCCGAACCCGACTACGGCTTTCTGGGCTGGTTCCGCGACGGTCACGCGACGCTGCTCGAGGCCGACGGGGTGGAGGACGAGTGGCACCTCAAGCTCCGAGTCGAATCGCGCGAGGAGCTCGGGACGTTCCAGACCTACTGCGAGGAGCAGGACGTCCGGTTCGAGCTGCTCCGCCTCTACGGCCTGCGCAAGCCGAAGATGGGGCAGTTCAACGTCTCCGAGAAACAGTTCGAGGCGCTGACGACCGCCCAGGAGATGGGCTATTTCGAGATCCCGCGTGACGCGTCCCTCGACGAGCTCGCCGCGGAGCTCGGGGTGAGTCCGCGGGCGGCCTCCGAGCGACTGCGCCGGGGGCAGACGAACCTCATCCACAACTCGCTGATGATCGGGCGGGCCACCGCTCTCGGGCTGGACTGA